A genomic window from Candidatus Kouleothrix ribensis includes:
- a CDS encoding class I SAM-dependent methyltransferase, which produces MRLADLHTTSPYKGFKPAKYPSDVFGWGSDDPIFDQLIEHVRPSLIIEVGSWLGASAIHMANACKSLGLSTTIVCIDTWLGSLEMWADKSDETRYGALNLVHGYPTLYYSFLANVMRAGHSDCVIPFPQTSLIAARWFAQMGVQADLIYVDASHDYSDVLADLRAFWPLVRPGGVMFGDDLNTFVDVDRALDRFAGESRLQATKGERFWHITK; this is translated from the coding sequence ATGCGACTCGCTGACCTTCATACCACAAGCCCGTACAAGGGGTTTAAGCCAGCGAAGTACCCATCAGATGTGTTTGGATGGGGCAGCGATGACCCAATCTTCGATCAGCTCATCGAGCACGTTCGGCCAAGCTTGATTATTGAGGTTGGGAGTTGGCTTGGCGCGAGTGCCATTCATATGGCAAATGCCTGCAAGTCGCTTGGCCTGAGCACCACAATCGTGTGCATCGATACCTGGCTTGGTTCGCTCGAAATGTGGGCTGATAAGTCCGATGAGACGCGCTACGGGGCACTCAATCTCGTGCATGGCTATCCGACCCTGTACTACAGCTTCCTAGCCAACGTGATGCGTGCTGGTCATTCTGATTGCGTTATCCCATTCCCTCAGACGAGTTTGATTGCCGCGCGATGGTTCGCGCAGATGGGTGTGCAAGCTGACCTGATCTATGTCGACGCATCCCACGATTATAGTGACGTTCTGGCTGATTTGCGTGCGTTCTGGCCGTTAGTGCGACCGGGTGGTGTGATGTTTGGCGACGACCTGAACACGTTTGTTGACGTTGATCGAGCGCTCGACAGATTCGCCGGCGAATCTAGGCTTCAAGCAACCAAAGGCGAGCGGTTCTGGCACATCACGAAATGA
- a CDS encoding glycosyltransferase, with translation MISVVLSTYQRGHLLDRSLRCYAGCSPSVPLELVVVDDGSTDNTAEVVARWSNHLDITYIKLWKQPGLWRDCAATINRGIRIARGELVIATHPEVMPGRTSLQALWDARAEQTYLACKIYYLTPRDQQLIDTIDWPSRGAGAVRELPGFYDEPSAELRGHDDYTHAATDRHTEWQSWVFGGFTKSTWRWFGGFRESNLWGAIDVDFLTRRRLLGIQTFTALDPDTICVHQNHDVPVRPTDVPTSRDMDACMADLPTYTTPESALLGHI, from the coding sequence TTGATTAGCGTCGTGCTGTCAACTTACCAGCGTGGACACTTGCTCGACCGCTCGCTGCGCTGCTATGCGGGTTGCAGTCCCAGTGTTCCGCTTGAGTTGGTCGTGGTTGACGATGGCTCGACTGATAACACGGCCGAGGTTGTCGCGAGGTGGTCGAACCATCTCGATATTACGTACATCAAGCTCTGGAAGCAACCCGGCCTTTGGCGCGACTGTGCGGCCACCATCAATCGTGGTATTCGAATCGCTCGTGGTGAGCTGGTAATTGCGACCCACCCCGAAGTGATGCCTGGTCGAACGTCGCTCCAAGCTCTGTGGGACGCACGAGCTGAACAGACGTACCTGGCATGCAAGATCTACTACCTGACGCCACGCGACCAGCAGCTGATTGATACTATCGACTGGCCTAGTCGTGGCGCTGGCGCAGTCCGTGAGCTGCCTGGCTTTTACGATGAGCCGAGCGCTGAGCTGCGCGGGCATGATGATTACACCCATGCGGCAACCGACCGGCATACAGAATGGCAGTCCTGGGTGTTTGGCGGCTTCACGAAGTCGACCTGGCGCTGGTTTGGCGGTTTTCGCGAGTCAAACCTGTGGGGCGCGATTGATGTTGATTTTCTGACGCGGCGCAGGCTGCTCGGTATCCAAACGTTCACTGCGCTTGACCCCGACACTATTTGCGTCCATCAGAACCACGACGTGCCAGTCAGGCCGACTGATGTGCCAACGTCGCGCGATATGGACGCCTGCATGGCTGACTTACCAACGTACACGACACCCGAGAGTGCGTTACTAGGACATATTTAA
- a CDS encoding helix-turn-helix domain-containing protein, with protein sequence MGEKLLNTEEVAQFFRVGTLTIRNWRKQGKLAAVKIGRRWLYREVEIQRVLEGKQEQEAA encoded by the coding sequence ATGGGTGAGAAGCTACTGAATACGGAGGAAGTCGCGCAATTCTTTCGAGTTGGCACGCTAACAATTCGAAACTGGCGTAAGCAAGGAAAGCTTGCGGCGGTGAAAATTGGGCGGCGTTGGCTGTATCGAGAAGTCGAGATTCAACGGGTGTTGGAGGGTAAGCAGGAGCAGGAAGCTGCATAA
- the glf gene encoding UDP-galactopyranose mutase yields MPLYDYLVVGAGLFGATFAQQAVKSEKRVMVVERRDHVAGNCFDALVGGIQVHRYGPHIFHTSDLRIWQYVNRFADFKSYWHTVQAVTRAGVLGLPISLHTLNMLHGIATPARAQAYFERVRDPSATGDSAEAWCLRTIGRELYELLIEPYTVKQWGCSPRELPASIVKRLPIRMTWDNSYFSDQYQGIPIDGYTRMVELMLSSTDVYLNVDFLANRDALRKVARKVVYSGQVDSLFGCDEGKLPYRSIRIEQEVLPIPDFQGTAQMNYPTPDVPWTRITEPKHFVGGKQPHTVICKEFSGSDGEPAYPIGTHDNTALAQAYIKRAEAEGYIVGGRLGRYQYLDMHQAIGMALSMAKKELVA; encoded by the coding sequence ATGCCGCTTTATGACTATCTGGTTGTTGGTGCTGGCCTGTTTGGCGCAACATTCGCCCAACAGGCAGTTAAGTCTGAAAAGCGGGTGATGGTCGTCGAGCGGCGCGATCATGTCGCCGGGAATTGCTTCGACGCGCTGGTTGGCGGCATTCAGGTTCATCGGTACGGCCCGCACATCTTCCACACGAGTGATCTTCGGATCTGGCAGTACGTCAATCGATTTGCCGACTTCAAAAGCTATTGGCACACGGTACAGGCGGTCACACGAGCCGGTGTGCTCGGCCTGCCGATCAGCCTTCACACGCTGAACATGCTGCACGGCATTGCCACACCAGCGCGGGCGCAGGCATACTTCGAGCGAGTACGTGACCCAAGCGCGACTGGCGACAGTGCTGAAGCCTGGTGCTTGCGCACGATTGGTCGCGAGCTGTATGAGCTGCTGATTGAGCCGTATACGGTCAAGCAATGGGGCTGTAGCCCTCGCGAGCTACCGGCCAGTATCGTAAAGCGCTTGCCAATTCGGATGACCTGGGACAACAGTTACTTCAGCGATCAGTACCAGGGCATCCCGATTGACGGCTACACACGCATGGTCGAGCTGATGCTGTCCAGCACGGATGTGTATTTGAATGTCGACTTTTTGGCGAACCGTGACGCGCTGCGCAAGGTGGCGCGCAAGGTAGTTTACTCGGGTCAAGTTGACTCGTTATTCGGCTGTGATGAAGGCAAGCTCCCGTATCGATCAATCCGAATTGAGCAAGAAGTTTTGCCTATTCCCGACTTCCAGGGCACCGCGCAGATGAACTATCCAACACCAGACGTGCCATGGACGCGCATCACCGAGCCGAAGCATTTCGTTGGTGGTAAACAGCCCCATACGGTCATCTGTAAGGAGTTCTCAGGCTCTGACGGCGAGCCTGCCTACCCGATCGGCACACACGATAACACCGCGCTCGCGCAGGCATATATCAAGCGGGCTGAAGCTGAGGGATACATCGTGGGCGGGCGGCTTGGCAGGTATCAATACCTCGACATGCACCAGGCGATCGGCATGGCACTGTCAATGGCGAAGAAGGAACTTGTCGCTTGA